A single region of the Etheostoma cragini isolate CJK2018 chromosome 3, CSU_Ecrag_1.0, whole genome shotgun sequence genome encodes:
- the LOC117942290 gene encoding odorant receptor 131-2-like — protein sequence MADNISLVVGGPLLRQINDKVIIVQILVMIFLCVNFSLIVTFLKKEILHTTARYILFAVTLFSDSFLLFMSDILLIFNYFEITMYVWSCIIISVLALLYNMLTPVTLTAMTLERYVAICMPLRHGELCSSRSTMRCILIIHAVSSVPSIVILSIFFASASLSSYTQYCICSAELLMFPRWQDHIRATLYQFYFIIMFITIIFCYVKIMKVAKAASGENRMSKWKGLRTVSFHGFQLLLCLIQLWCPFIETALLQISLRLFANVRYTNYILFSLAPRCLSPLIYGLRDETFSLALKNLIFFSLYKKKLRR from the coding sequence ATGGCAGATAACATCTCACTGGTTGTTGGTGGACCTTTACTGAGGCAGATCAACGACAAGGTCATTATTGTGCAGATCCTGGTAATGATTTTTCTTTGCGTTAACTTTTCGCTTATtgtgacctttttaaaaaaagagatcttACACACAACTGCACGCTACATCTTATTTGCTGTTACACTGTTTTCTGATAGCTTTCTATTATTCATGTCTGATATCCTGCTCATCTTCAACTATTTTGAAATCACCATGTATGTTTGGTCATGTATCATCATCTCAGTTTTAGCCCTTCTATATAATATGCTCACCCCCGTTACTTTGACGGCAATGACCCTGGAACGCTACGTGGCTATTTGCATGCCCCTGCGTCATGGAGAGCTGTGCTCCTCTCGCAGCACTATGCGTTGCATCCTCATCATTCACGCTGTCAGCTCTGTGCCCTCTATTGTTATTCTCTCGATCTTCTTTGCATCAGCCTCTCTTAGCTCTTACACACAATACTGTATATGCTCTGCTGAGTTGTTGATGTTTCCCAGATGGCAGGATCACATTAGGGCAACTTTGTATCAGTTTTACTTCATAATTATGTTTATAACTATTATATTCTGctatgttaaaataatgaaagtgGCCAAAGCTGCATCAGGAGAGAATAGAATGTCAAAATGGAAAGGGCTCAGAACGGTTAGTTTTCATGGTTTCCAGCTGCTGCTCTGTCTCATCCAGCTGTGGTGTCCCTTCATAGAAACTGCTTTACTTCAGATTAGTTTAAGATTATTTGCAAATGTCAGGTACACTAACTACATACTGTTTAGTCTTGCTCCAAGATGTCTGAGTCCTCTGATTTATGGCCTCAGGGATGAAACATTTTCTCTAGCTCTGAAAAACTTGATCTTCTTCAGTTTGTATAAGAAAAAGTTGAGAAGGTAG